In bacterium, the following are encoded in one genomic region:
- a CDS encoding UDP-N-acetylglucosamine--N-acetylmuramyl-(pentapeptide) pyrophosphoryl-undecaprenol N-acetylglucosamine transferase, with protein MAKKLRIIFTGGGTGGHIYPIIAVSEKLRAWTEKNGVQADFRYFGNPGAFREALSANAIRISRVAESKWRRYFSLLNFLDIFKFGFSVLQCLWKIYWFMPDVVFSKGGPGSLPVVLVSFLYATPIVIHESDSVPGLANRLASRFARVIGLAFGSAAKRFPRTTAKLDVVGNPVRSELLIKTSPEQAKVALGFDPAKPLILIFGGSQGSNRMNDFILGNLEAILLKFQVMHVIGREKFQDYKNQYDFLTKNFSPILLASYKFSDYLGVEMSKAMDAADLIMARGGAGAIFEIAAKGKPAIIVPFPEASADHQKENGYAYASSGAAVVIEQDNLLPSIFLDQVEKIVLDPEVKAKMSSAATAFYQADAADRIAVDILEFIS; from the coding sequence ATGGCTAAAAAGCTTCGGATTATCTTTACTGGAGGGGGAACGGGCGGACATATCTATCCGATTATCGCCGTTTCAGAAAAACTGCGGGCTTGGACGGAAAAAAACGGCGTGCAGGCCGATTTCCGATATTTTGGAAACCCCGGCGCTTTTCGGGAGGCTTTATCCGCTAACGCTATTCGAATTTCTCGGGTTGCGGAAAGTAAGTGGCGTCGTTATTTTTCTTTGCTGAACTTTCTGGATATTTTTAAATTCGGTTTTTCCGTACTGCAGTGTTTATGGAAAATATATTGGTTTATGCCGGATGTAGTTTTTTCTAAGGGCGGACCGGGCTCTTTGCCGGTGGTTTTAGTTAGCTTTCTCTACGCTACCCCTATAGTTATCCATGAATCGGATTCAGTTCCCGGATTAGCGAATCGTCTGGCGAGCAGATTCGCCAGAGTTATCGGTTTAGCTTTCGGTTCGGCCGCAAAGCGTTTTCCGAGAACTACGGCGAAATTGGATGTAGTGGGAAATCCGGTCCGCTCTGAATTATTGATTAAAACCTCTCCGGAGCAGGCCAAGGTAGCGTTAGGTTTTGATCCCGCTAAACCGCTGATTTTGATTTTTGGCGGCTCGCAGGGCTCCAATCGGATGAACGATTTTATCCTCGGCAATCTTGAAGCAATTTTATTGAAATTTCAGGTGATGCATGTGATTGGCCGGGAAAAGTTCCAAGATTATAAGAATCAATATGATTTTTTGACTAAGAATTTTTCCCCGATTCTGCTCGCCAGCTATAAATTTTCTGATTATCTCGGGGTTGAAATGAGTAAAGCAATGGATGCCGCCGACTTGATTATGGCGCGGGGCGGAGCCGGAGCGATATTTGAAATAGCCGCGAAAGGGAAACCGGCGATTATTGTGCCGTTTCCCGAAGCGTCCGCTGATCATCAAAAAGAAAATGGCTATGCCTATGCTTCTTCAGGGGCGGCGGTAGTGATTGAGCAGGACAATCTATTGCCCAGTATATTTTTAGACCAAGTTGAGAAAATCGTCTTGGATCCGGAAGTGAAAGCAAAAATGTCTTCCGCCGCCACCGCGTTCTACCAAGCCGATGCCGCCGACCGCATTGCGGTTGATATTCTTGAGTTTATATCTTAG
- the gltX gene encoding glutamate--tRNA ligase, with protein MSPTNKKQVRVRIAPSPTGYLHIGTARTALFNWLFAKQNNGVFVLRIEDTDLERSEEKYEKDIIESLKWLGLDWDEGPIKQTDRLEVYEKYLNQLLAEGSVYYCFCSKEQLEEERQAMLAQGFGSKYSGRCRLLTAEQVKENLKSTASHVIRLKVPETKITFTDIIRGDITFDAALMGDIAIAKDPRVPLYNFAVVVDDEEMAISHVIRGEDHIANTPKQILIQKALGFGSPEYGHIPLILNADRSKMSKRFSATSINEYREKGYLPETMVNFMALLGWHPAPQPSVEARGKSAVVEKEIFTAEELVKEFDINRIQKAGAIFNVDKLDWLNAQYIKKMDSKDLAKLLKVKDTEQNLRIVEATKERLKKLSDFQEMAGFFVEVAEYNPALLIWKTSTKEKTLANLKEAEQIISAIISDDFAKNKLDKVLMPIAEARGKGDFLWPIRIALSGLEKSPGPFEIMEVIGKKETLVRVAEAIKLLGK; from the coding sequence ATGAGTCCAACGAATAAAAAACAGGTTCGGGTTCGAATCGCCCCTTCGCCGACCGGCTACTTGCATATCGGCACTGCCCGCACGGCGCTTTTTAACTGGCTTTTTGCTAAGCAAAACAATGGCGTGTTTGTTTTACGTATTGAGGACACCGACCTTGAACGCTCGGAAGAAAAGTATGAGAAAGATATTATTGAAAGTTTAAAATGGCTTGGTTTGGATTGGGACGAAGGTCCAATCAAGCAGACTGACCGGCTGGAGGTTTATGAAAAATATCTTAATCAGTTATTGGCCGAAGGCTCGGTTTATTATTGTTTCTGCAGTAAAGAACAGCTGGAAGAAGAGCGGCAGGCGATGTTGGCGCAGGGGTTCGGCTCAAAATATAGCGGGCGATGCCGGCTTTTAACCGCCGAGCAGGTAAAAGAAAATTTAAAATCCACAGCCAGTCATGTTATTCGTTTGAAGGTTCCGGAAACCAAGATTACTTTTACCGATATCATCCGTGGCGACATTACCTTTGATGCCGCCCTAATGGGGGATATAGCAATCGCTAAAGACCCTCGGGTGCCTTTATATAATTTTGCGGTGGTGGTAGACGACGAGGAGATGGCGATTTCTCATGTAATCCGCGGAGAAGATCATATTGCCAACACCCCTAAGCAAATTTTGATTCAGAAAGCATTAGGTTTCGGCTCTCCCGAATACGGCCACATCCCGCTTATTTTGAACGCCGACCGAAGCAAGATGTCCAAGCGCTTCTCGGCGACTTCAATCAACGAATATCGCGAAAAAGGCTATCTGCCGGAAACGATGGTGAATTTTATGGCTTTGCTTGGCTGGCACCCCGCACCACAACCTTCGGTTGAGGCACGGGGCAAGTCCGCTGTTGTTGAGAAGGAAATTTTTACCGCCGAAGAATTGGTTAAAGAATTTGATATCAATCGCATCCAAAAAGCGGGTGCGATTTTCAACGTGGATAAATTAGATTGGCTGAACGCCCAGTATATAAAGAAGATGGACTCGAAAGACTTGGCCAAGCTTTTGAAAGTGAAAGATACCGAACAGAATTTGCGCATCGTGGAAGCCACGAAAGAGCGGCTAAAGAAACTCTCTGATTTTCAGGAGATGGCGGGATTTTTTGTGGAGGTGGCCGAATATAATCCGGCGCTTTTAATTTGGAAAACTTCCACTAAAGAAAAGACCCTGGCTAATCTCAAAGAGGCGGAGCAGATTATTTCCGCGATTATCAGTGATGATTTCGCGAAAAATAAATTGGATAAGGTTTTAATGCCGATTGCGGAAGCGCGAGGGAAGGGGGATTTCTTGTGGCCTATCAGAATCGCTTTGTCCGGCTTGGAAAAATCTCCCGGCCCATTTGAAATTATGGAAGTTATAGGAAAAAAAGAGACTTTAGTGCGGGTTGCGGAAGCCATTAAATTGCTCGGTAAGTAA
- the ftsW gene encoding putative lipid II flippase FtsW has product MRSHRPDYIILLCLLFLVIFGLLALASASSNLGQAKFNDSFYYLKHQVFTGLIVGLAGFFLAYNIYYRRYQKFALILLLASIVLTALVFTPLGLKAGGAERWLQIGPITFQPAEFLKLTVIIYFAAWLAGQSERSRSFWKGFFPFFIVLGAVAGLLLKQPTTTTVVIISVSALVLYFVSGAKLSYVGGVAVIGVLALAVAVAMTPYRFQRIANFLNPDASPLGGGYHINQAQMAIGAGEIFGVGYGQSTTKISYLPEPIGDSIFAVVAEELGFVGSVGLVSVFLLLVLRILLLARSVKDKFGKLVLVGFGTLISLQVFINIGAISGLLPLTGVPLPFISYGGTALAVFMTMGGIVANISKHS; this is encoded by the coding sequence ATGAGAAGTCATCGGCCGGATTATATAATTCTTCTCTGCCTGCTCTTCTTAGTAATTTTCGGATTACTGGCGTTGGCGAGCGCTTCTTCCAATCTCGGGCAGGCAAAATTCAACGACAGCTTCTATTATCTGAAGCATCAGGTCTTCACCGGGTTAATCGTGGGACTGGCAGGATTTTTCTTAGCTTATAATATCTATTATCGGCGCTATCAGAAATTTGCCCTGATTTTACTGCTGGCGAGTATAGTGCTGACTGCCCTAGTATTCACTCCGCTTGGACTGAAAGCCGGCGGGGCGGAGCGATGGCTGCAGATTGGGCCGATTACCTTCCAACCGGCGGAATTTTTGAAATTGACGGTCATTATTTATTTCGCGGCTTGGTTGGCCGGCCAGAGTGAGCGTAGCCGAAGTTTTTGGAAGGGCTTTTTTCCGTTTTTTATTGTGTTGGGGGCGGTCGCCGGTCTTCTGCTCAAGCAGCCGACTACCACTACCGTAGTGATTATTTCCGTTTCGGCGCTGGTGCTTTATTTTGTGAGCGGGGCGAAACTTTCTTATGTAGGAGGCGTGGCCGTAATCGGAGTTCTGGCTTTGGCTGTTGCCGTTGCCATGACCCCTTATCGCTTTCAACGTATTGCTAATTTTTTAAATCCGGATGCCAGCCCTTTGGGTGGAGGCTATCATATCAATCAGGCGCAAATGGCTATTGGAGCCGGAGAAATTTTTGGTGTTGGCTATGGGCAATCAACTACAAAAATAAGTTATTTACCGGAGCCAATCGGGGATTCAATTTTTGCCGTAGTGGCGGAAGAGTTGGGGTTTGTTGGTTCGGTCGGCTTGGTATCAGTGTTTTTATTGTTGGTTTTGCGAATCCTACTTTTGGCTAGATCCGTTAAGGATAAGTTCGGAAAATTAGTACTGGTGGGCTTCGGTACGCTGATTAGTCTGCAGGTTTTTATCAATATCGGCGCTATTTCTGGCCTTTTGCCGCTCACTGGGGTTCCTTTGCCGTTTATTAGCTATGGCGGCACCGCCCTTGCGGTATTTATGACAATGGGCGGGATTGTGGCGAATATAAGCAAACACTCTTGA